The following coding sequences lie in one Hoplias malabaricus isolate fHopMal1 chromosome 14, fHopMal1.hap1, whole genome shotgun sequence genomic window:
- the tor3a gene encoding torsin-3A: protein MIVSLVVSALLVVSVRADFFQFGSISNVSTYYFNYLYCHVWEGECQPNQDDASQQVPTGNIWSWFSQDYIGTMTAWYCSLGQCCDSGDCRIINNLTGLERDLQLKLHGQHLAQSVVLKAIQGFISNPESNKPLTLSFHGWSGTGKNFVARMVADNLYRDGVKSECVRLFIAPFHFPHARLLEVYKGQLREAIRDMVLRCPQTLFIFDEAEKLHPGLIDAIKPYMDHYDNVDGVSYRRAIFLFLSNIGGASINEVALDFWHSGQNREDIGMEDLEHRLRSELMDAEGGFAQSELMSGHLIDFFVPFLPLEYRHVKLCARDAYAARGVEPDEATLDEVAKAMLYVPKEEKLFSAQGCKSIPQRINFFLP from the exons ATGATTGTCTCATTAGTTGTGTCCGCACTCCTGGTGGTGTCGGTTAGAGCGGATTTCTTTCAGTTTGGCAGTATTTCTAATGTTTCCACTTATTACTTTAATTACCTCTACTGCCATGTGTGGGAGGGTGAGTGCCAGCCCAACCAGGACGATGCCAGCCAACAAG TGCCTACTGGAAACATTTGGTCATGGTTTTCTCAAGATTACATTGGCACAATGACTGCCTGGTACTGCAGCCTGGGACAATGCTGTGATTCAGGAGATTGCAGAATTATTAATAACCTTACAG GTCTAGAGCGAGATCTGCAGCTAAAACTTCATGGACAGCACCTGGCTCAGTCTGTGGTTCTGAAAGCAATCCAAGGCTTTATAAGTAACCCAGAGTCCAACAAGCCTCTGACTCTCTCCTTCCATGGCTGGTCTGGCACGGGGAAAAACTTTGTGGCCCGGATGGTGGCGGACAATCTGTACCGGGATGGAGTGAAAAGCGAGTGTGTGCGGCTTTTCATTGCCCCATTTCATTTTCCACATGCAAGACTGCTGGAGGTGTACAAG GGCCAGCTGAGAGAGGCTATTAGAGACATGGTACTACGCTGCCCACAGACTCTCTTCATTTTTGACGAGGCAGAGAAACTGCACCCTGGTCTTATAGATGCAATCAAGCCCTACATGGACCACTATGATAATGTGGATGGGGTCAGCTACCGGAGAGCTATATTCCTGTTCCTCAG CAATATTGGGGGTGCTTCTATCAATGAAGTAGCACTCGACTTTTGGCACTCTGGACAGAACAGAGAGGATATCGGAATGGAGGATCTGGAACATCGACTGAGATCTGAGTTAATGGATGCTGAAG GGGGATTTGCCCAGAGCGAACTCATGTCAGGGCACCTGATTGACTTCTTTGTGCCATTCTTGCCACTGGAGTATCGTCATGTGAAACTGTGTGCTCGGGATGCCTATGCTGCCCGCGGTGTAGAGCCAGACGAGGCCACCCTGGATGAGGTGGCTAAAGCCATGCTTTATGTTCCCAAAGAAGAAAAACTCTTCTCTGCTCAAGGCTGTAAATCCATTCCTCAACGGATCAACTTCTTTTTACCTTAA